One segment of Aquimarina sp. BL5 DNA contains the following:
- a CDS encoding methyltransferase domain-containing protein, producing the protein MNTTLPLLRKIRFQKSNRENLIELYDEATEDYEFWSKDFNMHFGYYIPFKTTLLKRDTMLNEMNNQVFNRLHFNKKNGLIADLGCGIGGTMRHGLRKYPRLSIIGVTLSRFQIQEGNKRLQNMNGLILEENYCRTSFASNSIDSAYAIESYCHSGHSETALKEAYRIVKPGGKLVIADAFLKKDEDQLCPGSHYCYDQLCKGWSLEGLGSVQRVKKSLEEIGFKNVLIEDISFRVAPSVLHVPFAITGFIFKKLFKKETLKTQSWKNLKGSLFALLSGLHMKSFGYYIITAEK; encoded by the coding sequence ATGAATACTACACTCCCACTCTTACGTAAAATCAGATTTCAAAAATCTAATAGAGAAAATCTTATAGAACTCTATGATGAAGCTACAGAAGACTATGAATTCTGGAGCAAGGATTTCAATATGCATTTTGGATACTACATCCCTTTTAAAACAACACTTCTTAAAAGAGATACTATGCTAAATGAAATGAATAACCAGGTATTTAATCGACTACATTTCAACAAAAAGAATGGACTGATTGCAGATTTGGGTTGTGGGATTGGTGGTACTATGAGACATGGTTTACGTAAATATCCGCGTCTTAGTATTATTGGAGTTACACTTTCTCGTTTTCAGATTCAGGAAGGTAATAAAAGACTCCAAAATATGAACGGATTGATTCTGGAAGAAAATTATTGTCGCACATCTTTTGCATCTAATAGTATTGATAGTGCATATGCTATAGAAAGTTATTGTCATTCTGGTCATAGCGAAACTGCCTTAAAAGAAGCTTACAGAATAGTTAAACCTGGTGGAAAACTGGTTATAGCTGATGCTTTTCTAAAAAAAGATGAAGATCAATTATGCCCAGGAAGTCATTATTGTTATGATCAATTGTGCAAAGGATGGAGTCTAGAAGGGTTAGGCAGTGTACAGCGGGTTAAAAAATCTTTAGAGGAAATTGGTTTCAAAAACGTTCTTATAGAAGATATCTCTTTTAGAGTAGCACCTTCTGTATTGCACGTGCCTTTTGCAATAACTGGTTTTATTTTTAAAAAACTATTTAAAAAAGAAACACTGAAAACTCAAAGTTGGAAAAACCTTAAGGGCTCTCTCTTTGCACTGCTATCAGGCTTGCATATGAAAAGCTTTGGATATTATATCATAACAGCAGAAAAATAA
- a CDS encoding GbsR/MarR family transcriptional regulator, with product MNYTEAKEKFISTWGALGTLWGINKAMAQIHALLWISPEPLSMEDIMEELHISRGNTSMNLRQLMDWGIVFKESKPGERKEYFVSEKDVQELARQVAKERSRREIKPVIKVLREVSGIEEDGSKKTEELIKQTKALYELADNADTMMNKIVNQESNWITKTLMKLIK from the coding sequence ATGAATTACACAGAAGCAAAAGAAAAGTTTATATCCACTTGGGGAGCCCTAGGCACTTTGTGGGGAATTAATAAGGCAATGGCACAGATCCATGCATTGTTATGGATCTCACCAGAACCACTTTCTATGGAAGACATTATGGAAGAGTTACATATTTCTAGAGGAAATACTAGTATGAATCTTCGTCAATTAATGGATTGGGGTATTGTTTTTAAAGAAAGTAAACCAGGAGAGCGTAAAGAATATTTTGTTTCTGAAAAGGATGTGCAAGAGTTAGCAAGACAAGTAGCCAAAGAAAGAAGCAGAAGAGAAATAAAGCCTGTTATAAAGGTCTTAAGAGAAGTATCCGGGATAGAAGAAGATGGGTCAAAAAAGACAGAAGAATTGATTAAACAAACTAAGGCTTTATATGAATTAGCGGATAATGCAGATACGATGATGAATAAAATCGTAAATCAAGAATCTAATTGGATTACAAAAACGCTAATGAAACTTATTAAATAA
- a CDS encoding M20/M25/M40 family metallo-hydrolase has translation MQKFNLIISTILLCLFMYNSHAQEPSDMFYATMETKDALGLQKNHPEDIQIIESKNGYSAVMLSDEAAHELHHKVLVHGPGFIYQNSKKSAVSAIQQRRLFQKLAGGFSITQDQLVRQSLDLVNNLNIANQIQELENYGTRYHTKSNATQAVLDLKTKWENLASGRSDVSVRIVDHTSTNMPSVVMTITGTEAPEEFVIIGGHIDSTSGGNNNDAPGADDNASGIATITEAARVLFDMNFRPKRTIEFMAFAAEEVGLRGSREIAEDYRNRNVNVVSYMQLDMTNYKGSTNDVYVSTDSYNDDTLNDFLVELMDYYNASGTHRITYGTSQCNYGCSDHYSWAQEGYAVAFPFEATFNQSNPNIHTTRDTFDRSPTPNATHAAKFCKLALEYLIEISNGVNTGGGGGECNISITSFPNAESFEGSVGAWTQSTNDDVNWTVDANGTPSNGTGPVSAADGSSYIYVEASGNGTGFPNKRAILNSPCFDLNGLTNPSIGFKYHMEGSAIGSLSIDITTDDGANWTSLFSKSGAQGSDWNAADIDLASYNGTSIQLRFNTVTGSSWQGDVAIDDFRIGESSVDPDPDSCVALDFNDYTISAFSNQDSVGDFSVLSNGSGVSLQNNTWKYISLNYTVTSSTVLEFDFSSTTQGEIHGIGFENDNTLTSNRYFKVHGSQNYGLTNYDNYSSGTTSYVIPVGDFYTGAMDRLVFVNDNDAGNGNNSVFSNVKIYESSCTRSSTAAVAFGTKTPILGDEDELGASIITIAPNPTKDSFVLNVNGATKKGIVATIYTILGKKASRIQLNSGANNISASNLSLGSGIYLIRIESEGEKLAVRKLIIQ, from the coding sequence ATGCAAAAGTTTAACTTAATTATTTCAACAATTTTGCTTTGTCTATTTATGTATAATAGTCATGCACAGGAACCATCAGATATGTTTTATGCCACGATGGAAACAAAAGATGCCTTGGGGCTTCAAAAGAACCATCCTGAAGATATACAAATTATCGAATCAAAAAATGGTTATAGTGCAGTGATGCTTAGTGACGAAGCCGCTCATGAATTACACCATAAGGTATTAGTTCATGGTCCTGGTTTTATCTACCAAAACTCAAAGAAGAGTGCAGTTTCGGCGATACAACAGAGAAGATTATTTCAGAAACTTGCTGGAGGATTTTCTATTACCCAGGATCAATTGGTACGCCAAAGTCTTGATTTAGTGAATAACCTAAATATTGCAAATCAAATTCAAGAATTAGAAAATTATGGGACTCGCTATCATACAAAAAGTAATGCTACCCAAGCTGTTTTAGATCTAAAAACAAAATGGGAAAACTTGGCTAGTGGTAGAAGTGATGTGTCGGTTCGTATTGTAGATCATACGAGCACCAATATGCCTTCTGTGGTTATGACGATTACGGGAACTGAAGCTCCTGAAGAATTCGTAATCATTGGTGGTCACATAGATTCTACTTCTGGAGGCAATAATAATGATGCTCCTGGAGCTGATGATAATGCATCAGGGATTGCTACAATTACTGAAGCAGCAAGAGTTTTGTTCGATATGAATTTTAGACCTAAAAGAACCATAGAATTTATGGCTTTTGCAGCAGAAGAAGTTGGGCTTAGAGGTTCCAGAGAAATAGCCGAAGATTATCGAAATAGAAATGTAAATGTAGTTAGTTATATGCAATTAGATATGACAAACTATAAAGGCTCCACCAATGACGTCTATGTTTCTACAGATTCATATAATGATGATACATTAAATGACTTTTTGGTAGAGTTGATGGATTATTATAATGCCTCGGGGACTCATAGGATTACTTACGGGACTTCTCAATGTAATTATGGGTGCTCTGATCACTATAGTTGGGCGCAAGAAGGATACGCGGTGGCTTTTCCTTTTGAAGCAACATTTAATCAAAGTAATCCAAATATTCATACAACAAGAGATACTTTTGATAGGTCTCCAACGCCTAATGCAACTCACGCAGCTAAATTTTGTAAACTAGCATTAGAATATTTAATAGAAATTTCCAACGGAGTAAACACAGGTGGAGGTGGAGGAGAATGTAATATTAGTATTACGAGTTTTCCTAACGCGGAAAGTTTTGAAGGATCAGTCGGCGCTTGGACGCAATCCACAAATGATGATGTTAATTGGACAGTGGATGCTAATGGTACACCATCTAATGGCACTGGTCCGGTAAGTGCGGCAGATGGATCTTCTTATATTTATGTAGAAGCTTCTGGAAATGGAACAGGATTTCCAAACAAAAGAGCAATATTGAATTCTCCGTGTTTTGATTTAAATGGATTGACCAATCCTAGTATTGGTTTTAAATATCATATGGAAGGAAGTGCAATCGGTAGCCTATCAATTGATATAACTACTGATGATGGAGCTAATTGGACAAGTCTTTTTAGTAAATCAGGTGCACAAGGAAGTGATTGGAATGCAGCCGATATAGATTTGGCATCTTATAACGGAACAAGTATTCAGCTTAGATTCAATACCGTAACAGGATCTAGCTGGCAAGGAGATGTTGCAATAGATGATTTTAGAATAGGAGAGTCTTCTGTAGATCCAGATCCAGATTCGTGTGTTGCTTTAGATTTTAATGATTACACGATTTCAGCTTTTTCTAATCAGGATTCGGTAGGTGATTTCTCTGTCCTAAGTAATGGGTCAGGAGTTTCTTTACAAAATAACACTTGGAAATACATCTCACTTAACTATACCGTGACATCCTCTACAGTCTTAGAGTTTGATTTTAGTAGTACTACGCAAGGAGAAATTCATGGAATAGGTTTCGAGAATGATAACACCTTAACCTCTAATAGATATTTTAAAGTTCACGGTTCTCAAAACTACGGCTTAACTAACTATGACAATTATTCAAGTGGTACAACATCATATGTAATACCAGTTGGGGATTTTTATACTGGCGCTATGGATAGATTGGTATTTGTAAATGATAATGATGCAGGAAATGGTAATAATTCTGTTTTTTCTAATGTGAAAATCTATGAAAGTTCTTGTACAAGATCTTCGACAGCTGCAGTAGCTTTCGGAACTAAAACCCCAATACTGGGAGATGAAGATGAGTTAGGCGCGTCTATAATTACCATAGCTCCTAATCCTACTAAAGATAGTTTTGTGCTAAATGTTAACGGAGCCACTAAAAAGGGTATTGTAGCGACGATTTATACGATTTTAGGGAAAAAAGCATCTAGAATTCAGTTAAATTCTGGAGCTAACAATATTTCGGCTAGTAATCTATCATTAGGATCAGGAATATATCTTATACGAATAGAAAGTGAAGGAGAAAAATTAGCTGTACGCAAATTGATAATTCAATAA
- a CDS encoding M3 family metallopeptidase gives MKNPLLELFDLAPFSQIQSEHFLPAIKNAITIAKQEVDAIVSNAENPSFSNTIEKLEYSGELLDRVTSIFFNLNSAETNEEIQKIAQEASPLLSEFSNDIALNSDLFKRIETVYKNKNSLDLSTEQSTLLEKRYKSFSRNGANLPADKKEQLREIDKELSQLSLKFGENVLAETNKFEMLLTDEADLSGLPDGAKEAAKALAESKEKKGWLITLDYPSYIPFMTYANNRELRKKLALAFGAKGFYKDDLDNQEIVLKIANLRHERAKVLGYKSHADYVLEERMAETPEKVFSFLNEILEKAKPAAEREFKQLENFAKELDGIDQLQKWDGAYYSEKLKQKLFDLDDEKLKPYFKLENVIEGVFQIATNLFGLQFEETDQVDKYHEEVKTYHVTDTQGNFIAEFYADFHPRPGKRNGAWMTSYKPQMRKDDINVRPHISIVCNFTKPTPSKPSLLTFNEVTTLFHEFGHALHGMLANTTYPGLSGTSVYWDFVELPSQVLENWCYEKEALELFAKHYETSEVIPMELVQKIKESSTFMEGMTTMRQLSFGLLDMSWHSQNPANIKDVKTHEKKAFSGTSLYPDVAENCMSTSFSHIFQGGYSAGYYSYKWAEVLDADAFEYFKENGIFNKEVATKFKDNVLSQGGTENPMILYKRFRGQEPKPEALLKRAGLIKE, from the coding sequence ATGAAAAACCCATTATTAGAATTATTTGACCTTGCTCCTTTTTCTCAAATACAATCGGAGCATTTTTTACCTGCTATAAAAAACGCAATAACTATTGCAAAACAAGAGGTAGATGCTATCGTATCGAATGCAGAAAACCCTTCTTTTTCTAATACCATAGAAAAACTGGAATACAGTGGAGAATTACTGGATAGAGTAACCAGCATCTTTTTTAATCTTAATAGTGCCGAAACTAACGAAGAAATTCAGAAGATTGCACAAGAGGCTTCTCCATTACTATCTGAATTTAGTAACGATATTGCTTTAAACTCGGACTTATTCAAAAGAATAGAAACTGTTTATAAGAATAAGAATTCACTAGATCTTTCTACAGAACAATCTACATTATTAGAAAAAAGATACAAATCATTTTCTAGAAATGGGGCAAATCTTCCAGCGGATAAAAAAGAACAGCTCAGGGAAATCGATAAGGAACTTTCTCAATTGAGTCTTAAGTTTGGCGAAAATGTACTTGCCGAAACCAATAAGTTCGAGATGTTATTAACAGATGAAGCCGATCTTTCTGGTCTACCGGACGGAGCTAAAGAAGCAGCTAAAGCACTTGCAGAATCTAAAGAAAAAAAGGGATGGTTGATCACCTTGGATTACCCAAGTTATATTCCTTTTATGACCTATGCAAACAATAGAGAATTACGAAAAAAATTAGCACTTGCTTTTGGAGCGAAAGGATTTTATAAGGATGATCTGGACAATCAAGAAATTGTACTTAAAATAGCTAATTTACGTCACGAACGTGCTAAAGTTTTGGGATATAAGTCTCACGCCGATTACGTACTAGAAGAGCGCATGGCAGAAACTCCCGAAAAAGTGTTCTCCTTTCTTAATGAAATACTGGAAAAAGCAAAACCTGCTGCAGAAAGAGAATTTAAACAACTAGAAAATTTTGCTAAAGAATTAGACGGAATCGATCAACTGCAAAAATGGGATGGAGCTTACTATTCAGAAAAATTGAAGCAAAAACTTTTTGATCTGGATGATGAAAAATTAAAACCATATTTTAAACTAGAGAATGTTATTGAAGGTGTTTTTCAAATAGCTACTAATTTATTTGGGTTACAATTTGAAGAAACCGATCAAGTAGACAAATATCATGAAGAGGTAAAAACCTATCATGTTACGGATACTCAAGGAAATTTTATTGCCGAATTTTATGCGGATTTCCATCCAAGACCTGGAAAACGAAATGGTGCCTGGATGACATCGTATAAACCTCAGATGAGAAAGGATGATATAAATGTAAGACCACACATCTCCATAGTGTGTAATTTTACCAAGCCTACACCAAGCAAACCTTCACTTTTAACTTTTAACGAAGTAACCACCTTGTTTCATGAATTTGGTCACGCATTACATGGGATGTTAGCTAACACTACGTATCCTGGACTATCAGGAACGAGTGTATATTGGGATTTTGTAGAACTACCAAGTCAGGTATTAGAGAACTGGTGTTATGAGAAAGAAGCATTAGAATTATTTGCTAAACACTATGAGACCAGCGAAGTGATTCCTATGGAATTGGTACAAAAAATAAAAGAGTCATCTACCTTTATGGAAGGAATGACAACAATGCGTCAATTGAGTTTCGGATTATTGGATATGTCTTGGCATTCACAAAATCCTGCCAATATTAAGGATGTAAAAACCCACGAAAAGAAAGCATTTTCTGGTACTTCTTTATATCCTGATGTTGCTGAGAACTGTATGAGCACCTCTTTTTCTCATATTTTTCAGGGAGGTTATTCTGCTGGATATTACTCCTATAAATGGGCTGAAGTATTGGACGCAGATGCTTTTGAGTATTTTAAAGAAAATGGGATCTTTAATAAAGAAGTAGCCACTAAATTTAAGGACAATGTACTATCCCAAGGAGGAACAGAAAACCCTATGATCCTATACAAGCGTTTCCGTGGTCAAGAACCAAAACCAGAAGCACTATTAAAACGTGCTGGATTGATAAAGGAATAA